From one Bacteroides intestinalis DSM 17393 genomic stretch:
- a CDS encoding RagB/SusD family nutrient uptake outer membrane protein: MNKYINKLIVMSAITMTGIMGMTSCTDYLDKAPESDYQENDPYKNFKNFQGFTEELYNCIPVVSNNKDAGHTCFNYGEEEYWEPQELRMQARSVDNGDFWGWTTTYYGYPNNQGAAGSGNRTDKGHLWANSWYAIRKANIGIANLNNLIGATEEERNLIEGQLYFFRAWFHFMLMEWWGGMPYIDEVLPSDVTPTLVRLSWQECAEKCVADFEHAASLLPVDWDATTAGKATLGKNNMRINRIMALAYKGKALLWAGSPLMNWVSGGSKEYNTELCKRAADAFGQALALTESTNRYELADFSEYNDIFLLHNSSGKLNGVKESIFMENIKDYSFRWRWNMVNDFRPQSIESSGIKSYPTANYVNYYGMQNGYPINDMTKADAESGYDPTHPWKNRDPRFYKTIMFDGVKWRNTGGAGGTAELFTGGRESEEANEKKGCFTAYMNSKLCPQLMNTFDGYKENNIMILSLMRLADVYLMYAEATAVGYNSPKGKAATYSLTAEEALNKIRERAGVAPVLEKFLGSTADFLSELRRERAVELSFEGFRFTDLRRWMLLTQYPYTLKTKIEFDRADPNNYNYDAPEENAIKNLREVVLIERKYTDRHYWYPLPKKDVSMYEGFYQNPGW, from the coding sequence ATGAATAAATATATCAACAAACTAATTGTGATGTCAGCCATAACAATGACTGGCATAATGGGGATGACCTCATGTACCGACTATTTGGACAAAGCACCGGAAAGCGACTATCAGGAAAACGACCCCTACAAAAATTTTAAAAATTTCCAGGGTTTCACTGAAGAACTTTATAACTGCATCCCGGTAGTTTCCAATAACAAAGATGCCGGACATACTTGCTTCAACTATGGTGAAGAAGAATATTGGGAACCACAGGAATTGCGTATGCAAGCTCGCAGTGTAGACAACGGTGACTTTTGGGGTTGGACAACTACTTACTATGGTTACCCGAACAATCAAGGAGCCGCAGGTTCAGGAAACCGAACTGACAAAGGTCACTTATGGGCCAACTCTTGGTATGCTATCCGTAAAGCCAACATCGGCATCGCCAATCTTAACAATCTGATAGGTGCCACCGAGGAAGAACGCAACCTCATAGAAGGACAACTTTACTTCTTCCGTGCATGGTTTCACTTTATGCTGATGGAATGGTGGGGTGGTATGCCCTATATCGATGAAGTGTTACCTTCGGACGTGACCCCCACATTGGTTCGTCTCAGTTGGCAAGAGTGTGCGGAAAAATGTGTTGCTGACTTTGAACATGCAGCAAGCTTGCTTCCTGTAGACTGGGATGCAACCACCGCCGGTAAAGCAACATTAGGCAAGAACAATATGCGCATCAATCGTATTATGGCTTTGGCCTATAAAGGCAAGGCTCTACTCTGGGCAGGAAGCCCGTTGATGAACTGGGTTTCCGGAGGTTCAAAGGAATACAACACAGAGTTGTGTAAACGGGCTGCCGATGCTTTCGGACAGGCACTTGCCCTTACCGAATCAACCAACCGTTATGAACTGGCTGACTTTTCCGAATACAACGATATTTTCCTTTTACACAACTCCAGCGGCAAACTGAATGGAGTAAAGGAATCCATCTTTATGGAGAATATCAAGGATTATAGTTTTCGCTGGCGCTGGAATATGGTTAATGATTTCCGACCACAATCCATTGAGTCTTCGGGTATCAAAAGCTATCCCACAGCCAACTACGTGAATTACTATGGCATGCAGAACGGTTATCCGATTAATGATATGACAAAAGCAGATGCAGAATCGGGTTATGACCCTACACATCCTTGGAAAAATCGTGATCCGCGTTTCTACAAGACCATTATGTTCGATGGTGTGAAATGGAGAAATACCGGTGGTGCAGGTGGAACGGCAGAATTGTTCACCGGAGGCCGGGAGAGCGAAGAGGCGAACGAAAAGAAAGGTTGTTTCACTGCTTATATGAATAGCAAACTTTGTCCGCAATTAATGAACACATTTGATGGTTACAAAGAAAACAACATTATGATTCTCAGCCTTATGCGTCTGGCAGACGTTTATTTGATGTATGCCGAAGCTACAGCTGTAGGCTACAATAGTCCGAAAGGCAAAGCCGCAACTTACTCACTTACAGCCGAAGAAGCTTTGAACAAGATTCGCGAGCGTGCAGGGGTAGCTCCTGTACTCGAAAAGTTTCTAGGCAGCACCGCTGACTTCCTGAGCGAATTACGCCGCGAACGTGCCGTAGAGCTGTCCTTCGAAGGTTTCCGTTTTACCGACCTTCGCCGCTGGATGCTTCTCACCCAATATCCTTACACACTGAAGACCAAGATTGAATTCGACCGTGCCGATCCTAATAACTATAATTATGACGCACCGGAAGAAAATGCTATCAAAAACTTGCGTGAAGTAGTATTGATTGAGCGTAAATATACCGACAGGCACTATTGGTATCCGCTCCCTAAAAAGGATGTTAGCATGTATGAAGGGTTCTACCAGAATCCCGGATGGTAA